In Paenibacillus kyungheensis, the following are encoded in one genomic region:
- a CDS encoding ribosomal protein L7/L12 — protein sequence MNTYEIVAIIALVLSVLLLLRVISLQSQLNEMKSDLEWLKNRPGNGGLTSTHRPKPLSSSTGAPEHTSVPSTIDQASFEERILFLTHENKKIQAIKEVREVRGWGLKEAKDYVDQLENEYKQKNL from the coding sequence ATGAATACATATGAAATTGTAGCTATAATTGCGCTTGTGTTGTCCGTACTGTTGTTATTGCGCGTCATAAGCTTGCAAAGTCAACTGAATGAAATGAAATCAGATCTAGAATGGCTCAAAAATCGACCGGGTAATGGAGGACTGACTTCTACCCATCGTCCCAAACCTCTCTCATCGTCTACAGGTGCTCCAGAACATACAAGCGTACCTTCAACGATAGATCAAGCTTCATTTGAAGAACGGATATTGTTTTTGACTCATGAAAACAAAAAAATTCAAGCGATCAAAGAAGTACGGGAAGTTCGTGGTTGGGGACTGAAAGAAGCTAAAGATTATGTAGATCAACT
- a CDS encoding serine/threonine protein kinase, producing the protein MEKLLQQVTDELIANVIVESFHFMEPVKVKNAPQPWILLGAGNYAAVFYHPDYEDYAVKVYAVGKPGLQEEAKVYEKLGVHPAYSACYYVGANFLVLKRLRGVTVYECMKKGILVSEQAIKDIDAALDYARSKGLRPHDIHGKNVMVENGRGLIVDISDFYKQEECKMWSDFKKAYYRLYLPVASRILFPVPGVMLEGVRKGYQVYRKRKKAQFARH; encoded by the coding sequence ATGGAAAAATTATTACAGCAGGTAACCGATGAATTAATCGCTAATGTGATAGTAGAAAGTTTTCATTTTATGGAGCCTGTAAAAGTAAAAAATGCACCTCAGCCATGGATTTTACTCGGTGCAGGGAATTATGCTGCTGTATTTTATCATCCTGATTATGAAGATTATGCTGTCAAAGTATATGCAGTCGGTAAGCCCGGCTTACAAGAAGAAGCTAAAGTATATGAAAAGCTAGGCGTACATCCTGCCTATTCTGCTTGTTATTATGTAGGGGCAAACTTTTTGGTATTGAAACGTCTACGTGGTGTAACCGTCTATGAATGTATGAAAAAAGGGATTCTCGTATCCGAGCAAGCGATCAAAGATATTGATGCAGCACTAGATTATGCTCGCTCCAAAGGATTACGTCCTCATGATATTCATGGCAAAAATGTCATGGTCGAAAATGGACGAGGATTAATCGTCGATATCTCTGACTTTTATAAACAAGAAGAATGTAAAATGTGGAGCGATTTCAAAAAAGCCTATTACCGTTTGTATTTACCAGTAGCTTCCCGCATCTTATTTCCTGTTCCCGGCGTTATGTTAGAAGGCGTGCGCAAAGGCTATCAAGTATACCGCAAACGTAAAAAAGCCCAATTTGCCAGACACTGA
- a CDS encoding D-cysteine desulfhydrase family protein — translation MIHLPERVVLANLPTKIEKLDRLSAQLQGHSLYIKRDDQTGTEFAGNKIRKLEYCIREALDQGCDTLITCGGIQSNHCRATAAAAAKLGLKAIVVLRGEQPDTYEGNVLLDHLLGAEVRWISSEAYLDHRMDIMNDIASEVSAHGQQAYVIPEGASSGIGAFGYYTALQEIVQQEQELGISFDAIVVALGSGGTHAGLLLAQQLLETSHRILGINVCDDEQYFQKAISTVIQESSQYIDQPVHIPLKAIEIIDGYVGKGYAQSQPQELKCIQDLASLEGVILDPVYTGKAFYGLLEEIRKGTFEDMQNILFIHTGGLYGLFPHASSFRF, via the coding sequence ATGATTCATCTTCCAGAACGGGTTGTACTGGCTAATCTACCAACCAAGATAGAAAAATTAGATCGTTTATCTGCACAGTTGCAAGGGCATTCTTTGTATATCAAACGAGATGATCAGACAGGAACTGAATTTGCAGGTAACAAGATTCGTAAGTTGGAATATTGTATTCGTGAAGCACTGGATCAAGGGTGCGATACATTGATTACTTGTGGAGGGATTCAATCTAATCATTGTCGGGCTACCGCCGCGGCAGCAGCAAAGTTAGGCTTAAAAGCTATCGTTGTATTACGTGGTGAGCAACCTGATACGTATGAAGGAAACGTTCTATTGGATCATTTGTTAGGTGCCGAAGTACGCTGGATTAGTAGTGAAGCGTATCTTGATCACCGGATGGATATTATGAATGATATTGCTAGTGAAGTCTCTGCACATGGACAACAAGCTTATGTTATTCCAGAAGGAGCTTCCAGTGGCATCGGTGCATTTGGATATTATACAGCGCTACAAGAAATCGTACAGCAAGAACAAGAATTAGGAATTTCATTTGATGCGATTGTTGTAGCATTAGGGTCGGGTGGGACACATGCTGGATTACTGCTAGCTCAACAGTTACTTGAAACTTCGCACCGGATCTTAGGAATCAATGTATGTGATGATGAACAATATTTTCAAAAAGCGATCTCTACAGTTATCCAAGAAAGTTCGCAATATATCGATCAACCTGTACATATACCGTTAAAAGCGATAGAAATCATAGACGGTTATGTAGGGAAAGGCTATGCTCAGAGTCAACCACAAGAATTAAAATGTATCCAAGACTTAGCTTCATTAGAGGGTGTGATTCTTGATCCTGTATATACGGGCAAAGCTTTTTACGGGTTATTAGAAGAAATTCGCAAAGGCACATTCGAGGATATGCAAAACATTTTATTTATTCATACGGGTGGTCTGTATGGATTGTTTCCACATGCTTCATCGTTTCGATTTTGA
- a CDS encoding 50S ribosomal protein L25, giving the protein MSNAIVLNERSSQQTGSQIRGLRNSGHIPATVYGKDIGSVSVMVEEKLFLATIKENPRAILMADIPQKGKKPVTIQHIQKDPISRKILHIDFHQLNMNVAMDTKVTIHFSGEPIGVYEGGVMQVELYEVEVRCMPDDLLSAFEVDITKVGIGDHLLVSDLEFHKGIEVLTDPTAVVIKVSAAIEAELEDESAEATPVVPEVDKPSA; this is encoded by the coding sequence ATGAGTAATGCTATCGTATTAAATGAACGTAGTAGCCAACAAACAGGTTCGCAAATTCGCGGTCTAAGAAACAGTGGTCATATTCCTGCTACTGTGTACGGCAAAGACATTGGTAGTGTTTCTGTTATGGTGGAAGAGAAATTGTTTTTAGCTACTATTAAAGAAAATCCTCGTGCTATTCTTATGGCTGATATCCCGCAAAAAGGTAAAAAGCCGGTTACGATTCAACATATTCAAAAAGATCCGATTAGTCGCAAAATCTTGCATATCGATTTTCACCAATTGAATATGAATGTAGCGATGGACACTAAAGTAACGATTCATTTCTCTGGCGAACCTATTGGTGTATACGAAGGTGGCGTTATGCAAGTTGAATTGTATGAAGTTGAAGTTCGTTGTATGCCTGATGACTTGTTAAGTGCATTTGAAGTCGATATTACCAAAGTCGGTATCGGTGATCATTTATTAGTATCTGATCTTGAATTCCACAAAGGAATTGAAGTATTAACAGATCCTACAGCTGTTGTAATCAAAGTATCTGCTGCGATTGAAGCTGAGCTAGAAGACGAATCAGCAGAAGCTACTCCAGTCGTTCCAGAAGTAGACAAACCATCAGCATAA
- a CDS encoding glycosyltransferase family 4 protein, whose product MNEETTKRNIVFLGTSLPRECGLATFSQDMLDEIKKINDFNPPHIMAVNNDKSYEYGSQVMGEINQFERADYLRAANDLNQSNTDVLVIQHEFGIYGGESGEYVVELAAQLTIPFIVIFHTVLSEPSDKQRQIMKQLADLSYKVVTMVENKVQDLIEVYNIPAEKIKMYHHGVPFVDTGSRTELKERYGYSDRQVLSTFGFLSPGKGIEYAIQAMSGVVKTHPEALYIIWGKTHPVVKQQVGEVYRQKLTDLVSELGLENNVAFVDRLLTQEEVVQSLVLSDVYLTPYLGKDQAVSGTLAYGIGYGRVIISTPYRYAIEMLADGRGLLAEFNDSASLETHILNILDHPALKAEMEEKTMALGKTMMWSEVAKSYAQLFREVMSSSYGLKGSAV is encoded by the coding sequence ATGAATGAAGAGACAACAAAACGCAATATTGTATTTTTGGGAACAAGTCTGCCAAGAGAATGCGGGTTGGCTACGTTCTCGCAAGATATGCTTGATGAAATTAAAAAAATAAATGACTTTAATCCACCGCATATTATGGCGGTTAATAATGATAAATCTTATGAATACGGCAGTCAGGTAATGGGAGAAATTAATCAATTTGAACGGGCAGATTACTTGCGAGCGGCTAATGATTTGAATCAATCCAATACAGATGTACTGGTTATTCAACATGAGTTCGGTATTTACGGCGGTGAAAGTGGAGAATATGTTGTCGAACTTGCAGCACAGTTAACGATACCTTTTATAGTTATTTTCCATACTGTTCTATCTGAACCTAGTGATAAACAGCGTCAGATTATGAAACAACTTGCTGATCTTAGTTATAAAGTAGTAACAATGGTAGAGAATAAAGTACAGGACTTAATCGAAGTGTATAATATTCCTGCTGAAAAAATAAAAATGTATCATCATGGTGTTCCTTTTGTTGACACAGGTAGTCGTACAGAATTAAAAGAGCGTTATGGATATAGCGATCGCCAAGTTTTATCTACATTTGGATTTTTGAGTCCAGGTAAAGGTATCGAATATGCTATTCAAGCGATGAGCGGTGTAGTCAAAACGCATCCAGAAGCACTTTATATTATCTGGGGCAAAACGCATCCTGTGGTTAAGCAACAAGTAGGTGAAGTATATCGTCAGAAGCTAACTGATTTGGTATCTGAACTTGGACTTGAAAATAATGTTGCGTTCGTCGATCGACTGTTAACACAAGAAGAAGTGGTTCAGTCGCTAGTATTGTCTGATGTGTATTTGACTCCTTATTTAGGCAAAGATCAAGCAGTTAGTGGCACGTTAGCTTATGGCATAGGGTATGGAAGAGTTATTATTTCGACTCCTTACCGTTATGCAATAGAAATGTTAGCAGACGGAAGAGGATTGCTGGCAGAATTTAACGACTCTGCTTCTTTGGAAACGCATATTTTGAATATATTAGATCATCCAGCACTTAAAGCAGAAATGGAAGAAAAAACGATGGCTTTAGGAAAAACAATGATGTGGAGCGAAGTAGCGAAGTCTTATGCTCAGTTGTTTCGTGAAGTCATGTCAAGCAGTTACGGATTAAAAGGGAGTGCAGTTTAA
- a CDS encoding glycosyltransferase, protein MENIIDSTPTSTLSAHYLRRLTDDTGIFQHTKFGIPDRSKGYTSDDNARALIAAVLLYKTKQDQASLDLVHTYLAFIYHAQNENGSFRNFMDYNRTFIEKTGSEDCQGRCLWALGVTIAEPSIPDNLQNTCKFMINRALPFLENIRAPRAIGYALIGLTTMLETPDALTYTFPFATGERSGASFLPRARIEALIQNMGIRLHNLYQGHASADWHWFEDKVTYGNAMLPWALFKASQFSNTAAFQQTARESLDFLAELTFTDEGYFKPIGSHGWLQRGKPAAPYDEQPIEASEMLMACYEAYKVLGVQKYHDQALLCYQWFHGRNSRNESLIDRQTGGCYDGIHAVGLNLNQGSENIVSYCMAHAVMGNE, encoded by the coding sequence ATGGAAAATATCATCGATTCAACGCCAACATCTACTCTATCAGCACACTATTTACGACGCTTAACCGATGATACAGGTATTTTTCAACATACCAAATTTGGTATTCCTGACCGTTCAAAAGGATATACTTCTGATGATAATGCAAGAGCATTAATAGCAGCGGTATTACTATACAAAACCAAACAAGATCAAGCGTCTCTGGATCTTGTTCATACGTATCTTGCGTTTATCTATCATGCTCAAAATGAAAATGGTAGTTTCCGTAACTTTATGGATTATAATCGTACATTTATAGAAAAAACAGGTTCAGAAGATTGTCAGGGCAGATGTCTATGGGCACTGGGTGTAACAATTGCTGAACCTTCGATTCCAGATAATTTGCAGAATACTTGTAAATTTATGATTAATCGTGCGCTTCCCTTTTTGGAAAATATCCGCGCGCCAAGAGCGATTGGTTATGCGCTAATTGGTTTGACGACGATGTTAGAAACACCGGATGCACTAACCTATACATTCCCATTTGCTACAGGGGAAAGATCAGGCGCCTCTTTCTTACCACGTGCACGAATTGAAGCATTGATTCAGAATATGGGTATTCGTTTGCATAATCTATATCAAGGTCATGCCAGTGCAGATTGGCATTGGTTTGAAGATAAAGTGACTTATGGTAATGCTATGTTACCGTGGGCTTTGTTCAAAGCATCTCAATTTTCGAATACTGCTGCTTTTCAGCAGACAGCGCGAGAAAGCTTAGATTTTCTAGCAGAATTAACATTTACAGATGAAGGTTATTTCAAGCCGATTGGTAGTCATGGTTGGTTACAGCGTGGGAAGCCTGCTGCGCCGTATGATGAGCAACCGATTGAAGCTTCGGAAATGTTAATGGCTTGTTATGAAGCGTACAAAGTGCTTGGCGTGCAAAAATATCATGATCAAGCTTTGCTATGTTATCAGTGGTTCCACGGTCGCAATTCACGCAATGAATCGTTGATCGATCGTCAAACAGGTGGATGTTATGATGGAATTCATGCGGTAGGCTTAAATCTCAATCAAGGGTCAGAGAATATCGTCTCTTACTGCATGGCTCATGCGGTGATGGGTAATGAATAG